A region from the Streptomyces tsukubensis genome encodes:
- a CDS encoding nicotinate-nucleotide--dimethylbenzimidazole phosphoribosyltransferase: MSRVNLDDYSDLIGRTDGALRQSAEDRRARLAVAPKALGRLDELGEWLVAAQGVSPPKVIARPRVVLFAGDHGVAGLDVSGRRAGEAYHLVREVLEGTSPVAVLARGAGVPVRVVDAGLDCDPELLPEEVVRHRVRRGSGRIDIEDALTPDEVDAALRLGAAIADEEADSGTDLVVLGDLSVGGTTPAAVLIAALCGTDASVVTGRGGAGIDDLAWMRKCAAIRDALRRARPVLGDQTDLLAAVGGADIAAMTGFLLQCAVRRTPVVLDGVVSAACALVGQRAAFRAPDWWLAGQLTGEPGQAKALDRMALNPILEQGVTVGGGTGALLALPLVQAASALLAELPERTEAEAEDGTAGDESPATVPDGGAAESATD; this comes from the coding sequence ATGAGCAGGGTGAATCTCGATGACTACTCCGACCTGATCGGCCGCACCGACGGCGCCTTGCGCCAGTCCGCCGAAGACCGCCGCGCCCGTCTCGCCGTCGCCCCCAAGGCTCTCGGGCGGCTCGACGAGCTCGGGGAGTGGCTGGTCGCCGCGCAGGGCGTATCGCCGCCGAAGGTGATCGCGCGGCCGCGCGTGGTGCTGTTCGCCGGTGATCACGGAGTCGCCGGGCTCGATGTGTCGGGACGGCGCGCGGGCGAGGCGTACCACCTGGTGCGGGAGGTACTGGAGGGGACCAGCCCGGTCGCGGTGCTGGCGCGCGGCGCCGGGGTGCCGGTGCGGGTCGTCGACGCGGGCCTGGACTGCGATCCCGAGCTGCTGCCGGAGGAGGTCGTCCGGCACCGGGTGCGCCGCGGCAGCGGCCGGATCGACATCGAGGACGCGCTGACGCCGGACGAGGTGGACGCGGCGCTGCGACTGGGCGCGGCGATCGCGGACGAGGAGGCGGACTCGGGCACGGATCTGGTCGTCCTGGGGGATCTGAGCGTCGGCGGGACCACCCCGGCGGCGGTGCTGATCGCCGCTCTCTGCGGTACGGACGCCTCGGTAGTGACGGGCCGCGGCGGCGCCGGGATCGACGATCTGGCGTGGATGCGCAAGTGCGCGGCGATCCGCGACGCGCTGCGCCGGGCCCGCCCGGTGCTGGGCGATCAGACGGATCTGCTGGCGGCGGTCGGCGGCGCCGATATCGCGGCGATGACAGGTTTCCTGTTGCAGTGCGCCGTACGCCGTACCCCGGTCGTCCTCGACGGAGTCGTCTCCGCGGCGTGTGCGCTGGTGGGGCAGCGGGCCGCGTTCCGCGCGCCGGACTGGTGGCTGGCCGGTCAGCTCACGGGTGAGCCGGGGCAGGCGAAGGCGCTGGACCGGATGGCACTCAACCCGATCCTCGAACAGGGCGTCACTGTAGGCGGAGGAACCGGGGCATTGCTGGCACTCCCCCTCGTTCAGGCCGCTTCCGCACTGCTGGCCGAGCTGCCGGAGCGTACGGAGGCAGAGGCCGAGGACGGAACGGCCGGGGACGAGAGTCCGGCGACCGTACCGGACGGTGGAGCGGCGGAGAGCGCGACGGACTGA
- a CDS encoding phosphatidylglycerol lysyltransferase domain-containing protein — protein sequence MGEVRLSSDAQRPATTARARRSWAFTVWYLRAVTSVNLLSAVWVSFGQDIRRHNIDDYFTPYLLTAGFASGVFTLFLAITMRRRKRAAWILNMVLVGLFLPLFVLAFVQDPAIRAHAQNWVSLILTASFFGALLLGRREFYAKGDRANPKLAAVVAVGGLLVTSLLATALVTVTNTAPGSPSFLERWRYGVLRLISLAVKDPDVPAIHTPGWVDVTINVMSTLLLLGVLYAAFRSRRAVDPIGPDDEKQLRELLRRHGDRDSLGYFALRREKSVVWSPTGKAAVAYRVVGGVCLASGDPIGDPEAWPGAITPWLAQAREHGWIPAVMGASEEAGTIYARHGLDALELGDEAIVETAEFTLEGRAMRTVRQAYNRVKRAGYTVRIRRHEEIPRAELDLLLRRADDWRDGATERGFSMALGRLGDPEDGRCVMLECTDADGGLRALLSFVPWGPEGLSLDLMRRDRDSDNGLMEFMVIELLERSGEIGVTQVSLNFAMFRSVFERGSRLGAGPVLRLWRSLLSFFSRWWQIESLYRANAKYRPIWEPRFLLFEKSADLPRIALAAGRAEGFLEAPGLPKWLHRRHLEGGR from the coding sequence ATGGGAGAGGTCCGCTTGTCCAGCGATGCTCAGCGCCCCGCCACCACCGCCCGCGCCCGCCGGAGCTGGGCGTTCACCGTCTGGTATCTGCGCGCCGTCACATCCGTCAATCTCCTGAGCGCCGTCTGGGTCTCCTTCGGCCAGGACATCCGCCGCCACAACATCGACGACTACTTCACCCCCTATCTGCTCACCGCCGGTTTCGCGTCGGGGGTGTTCACGCTCTTCCTGGCGATCACCATGCGCCGCCGGAAACGGGCCGCGTGGATCCTCAACATGGTGCTGGTGGGGCTGTTCCTGCCGCTGTTCGTGCTGGCGTTCGTCCAGGACCCGGCGATCAGGGCCCACGCCCAGAACTGGGTGTCGCTGATCCTGACCGCGTCCTTCTTCGGCGCGCTGCTGCTGGGACGGCGGGAGTTCTACGCCAAGGGGGACCGCGCCAACCCGAAACTGGCCGCGGTGGTCGCCGTCGGCGGGCTGCTGGTGACCTCGCTGCTGGCCACCGCGCTGGTGACCGTCACCAATACCGCGCCGGGTTCGCCGTCCTTCCTGGAGCGCTGGCGGTACGGCGTCCTGCGGCTGATCTCGCTGGCCGTCAAGGACCCGGACGTCCCGGCGATCCACACCCCCGGCTGGGTCGATGTGACGATCAACGTGATGTCGACCCTGCTGCTCCTCGGGGTGCTGTACGCGGCCTTCCGCTCCCGCCGCGCGGTCGATCCGATCGGCCCCGACGACGAGAAGCAGCTGCGGGAGCTGCTGCGGCGCCACGGCGACCGCGATTCGCTGGGCTACTTCGCGCTGCGCCGCGAGAAGAGCGTGGTGTGGTCCCCGACCGGCAAGGCGGCCGTCGCCTACCGGGTGGTCGGCGGGGTCTGTCTGGCCTCCGGCGATCCGATCGGCGATCCGGAGGCCTGGCCGGGCGCCATCACCCCCTGGCTGGCGCAGGCCCGGGAGCACGGATGGATCCCGGCGGTGATGGGCGCGAGCGAAGAGGCCGGGACGATCTACGCCCGGCACGGTCTGGACGCGCTGGAGCTGGGCGACGAGGCGATCGTGGAGACCGCGGAGTTCACCCTGGAGGGCCGGGCGATGCGGACCGTACGCCAGGCCTACAACCGGGTGAAACGGGCCGGGTACACGGTGCGGATCCGCCGCCACGAGGAGATCCCGCGCGCGGAGCTGGACCTCCTGCTGCGGCGCGCCGACGACTGGCGCGACGGGGCCACCGAGCGCGGTTTCTCGATGGCGCTGGGCCGTCTCGGCGATCCGGAGGACGGCCGGTGCGTGATGCTGGAGTGCACCGATGCGGACGGCGGACTGCGGGCGCTGCTCAGCTTCGTCCCCTGGGGCCCCGAGGGGCTCTCCCTCGACCTGATGCGCCGTGACCGGGACTCCGACAACGGGCTGATGGAGTTCATGGTCATCGAACTGCTGGAGCGTTCCGGCGAGATCGGGGTCACCCAGGTGTCGCTGAACTTCGCGATGTTCCGCTCGGTCTTCGAACGCGGCTCCCGGCTCGGCGCGGGCCCGGTGCTGCGGCTGTGGCGGTCGCTGCTGAGCTTCTTCTCCCGCTGGTGGCAGATCGAATCGCTGTACCGGGCCAATGCCAAGTACCGGCCCATCTGGGAGCCCCGGTTCCTGCTCTTCGAGAAGAGCGCCGATCTGCCGCGCATCGCGCTGGCGGCGGGCCGCGCCGAGGGCTTCCTGGAGGCGCCGGGGCTGCCGAAATGGCTGCACCGCCGCCATCTGGAGGGCGGGCGGTGA
- a CDS encoding adenosylcobinamide-GDP ribazoletransferase — MNEPSPAPARAGLVTGLRFAFGTLTVLPVRLTRWDRAAARAGMLCAPFAGLVVGIAAAAAGGLLWLAGAGALPAAVATAAVPAVLTRGLHLDGLADTADGLGSAKPAAAALEIMKRSDIGPFGVITLLFVLLAQVAAVATLYGRGWGYGAGGAVLAAVAARLALTAASRAGVPAARPEGLGAAVAGAVPVRSALVAVALTVALCAGAGAVHGAETGVRYGLAALAAVAAAELLLRHCRRRFGGVTGDVFGALAETAATTALVVLVLGH; from the coding sequence GTGAACGAGCCTTCCCCCGCCCCCGCACGCGCCGGTCTGGTCACCGGTCTGCGGTTCGCCTTCGGCACCCTGACCGTGCTGCCCGTCCGGCTCACCCGCTGGGACCGGGCCGCCGCCCGGGCCGGAATGCTGTGCGCGCCGTTCGCCGGGCTGGTGGTCGGAATCGCTGCCGCCGCGGCGGGCGGACTGCTCTGGCTGGCGGGGGCGGGCGCGCTCCCGGCCGCGGTGGCCACTGCCGCCGTACCGGCGGTGCTCACCCGCGGACTGCATCTGGACGGCCTCGCCGACACCGCCGACGGTCTGGGCAGCGCCAAACCGGCCGCCGCCGCGCTGGAGATCATGAAGCGGTCGGACATCGGGCCGTTCGGGGTGATCACCCTGCTCTTCGTGCTGCTGGCACAGGTGGCGGCGGTCGCGACCCTGTACGGACGGGGCTGGGGGTACGGCGCCGGGGGCGCGGTGCTGGCGGCCGTCGCCGCCCGGCTCGCACTGACCGCGGCGTCGCGCGCGGGCGTCCCGGCGGCCCGGCCCGAGGGGCTGGGCGCGGCGGTCGCCGGTGCCGTCCCGGTCCGCTCCGCGCTGGTGGCCGTCGCGCTCACCGTCGCCCTGTGCGCGGGCGCGGGCGCCGTGCACGGCGCGGAGACCGGGGTCCGGTACGGGCTGGCCGCCCTGGCCGCGGTCGCCGCCGCCGAGTTGCTGCTGCGGCACTGCCGACGCCGTTTCGGGGGTGTGACCGGCGATGTGTTCGGGGCCCTCGCGGAGACCGCGGCCACCACCGCGCTGGTCGTCCTGGTCCTCGGCCACTGA
- a CDS encoding leucyl aminopeptidase translates to MTALTLSTAGAATLRADAVVVGVAKGAKGPVVAPGAEAVDTAFDGTLATVLDTLGASGAEGEAIKLPSPAGLKAPVVLAVGLGAAPKDGVYGAEALRRAAGTAARALTGAKKAAFALPIASPADAEAIAEGALLGAYAFTAYQGVDGKGGGKAPLAEVALLGAKPRDKAYKTAAERALVVAEEINRSRDLINTPPNDLTPEAFAAVASAAGKEVGVKVQILDEKALVKGGFGGILGVGQGSVNPPRLVKLVYTHSKDAKHLALVGKGITYDSGGISLKPAGHNETMKCDMSGAAAVFAAVVAAARLGLPVNVTGWLALAENMPSGSATRPGDVLRMYSGKTVEVLNTDAEGRLVLADALWKASEENPDAIVDVATLTGAMVLALGNRTFGVMANDDDFRTAVHETAAEVGEQSWPMPLPAELRKGMDSPTADIANMGERMGGGLVAGLFLQEFVGEGITWAHLDIAGPAFHEGAPYGYTPKGGTGSSVRTLVRLAEKLGEGDLG, encoded by the coding sequence GTGACTGCACTCACTCTCAGCACTGCCGGCGCAGCGACGCTGCGCGCCGACGCCGTGGTCGTCGGTGTCGCGAAGGGCGCCAAGGGCCCGGTGGTCGCGCCGGGCGCCGAGGCCGTGGACACGGCGTTCGACGGGACCCTCGCCACCGTCCTGGACACCCTCGGGGCCTCCGGCGCCGAGGGCGAGGCGATCAAGCTCCCGTCCCCCGCCGGACTGAAGGCCCCCGTCGTCCTCGCCGTCGGCCTGGGTGCCGCGCCGAAGGACGGGGTGTACGGCGCCGAGGCGCTGCGCCGGGCCGCGGGCACCGCCGCCCGGGCCCTGACCGGGGCGAAGAAGGCCGCGTTCGCGCTGCCGATCGCCTCCCCCGCCGATGCCGAGGCCATCGCCGAAGGCGCCCTGCTCGGCGCGTACGCCTTCACCGCCTACCAGGGCGTCGACGGAAAGGGCGGCGGCAAGGCCCCGCTCGCCGAGGTCGCCCTGCTCGGCGCCAAGCCGCGCGACAAGGCCTACAAGACGGCCGCCGAGCGCGCGCTCGTCGTGGCCGAGGAGATCAACCGCTCCCGCGACCTGATCAACACCCCGCCGAACGACCTCACCCCTGAGGCATTCGCCGCGGTGGCGAGCGCGGCCGGCAAGGAAGTCGGCGTCAAGGTCCAGATCCTGGATGAGAAGGCGCTGGTCAAGGGCGGCTTCGGCGGGATCCTGGGCGTCGGCCAGGGCTCGGTCAACCCGCCGCGCCTGGTGAAGCTGGTGTACACCCACTCCAAGGACGCCAAGCACCTGGCGCTGGTCGGCAAGGGCATCACGTACGACTCCGGCGGCATCTCCCTGAAGCCGGCCGGGCACAACGAGACGATGAAGTGCGACATGAGCGGTGCCGCCGCCGTGTTCGCGGCCGTCGTCGCCGCCGCCCGCCTCGGCCTGCCGGTGAACGTGACCGGCTGGCTGGCGCTCGCCGAGAACATGCCGTCCGGCTCCGCCACCCGCCCCGGCGACGTGCTGCGGATGTACAGCGGCAAGACGGTCGAGGTGCTCAACACCGACGCCGAGGGCCGGCTCGTCCTGGCGGACGCGCTGTGGAAGGCGTCCGAGGAGAACCCGGACGCGATCGTCGACGTGGCGACGCTGACCGGCGCGATGGTGCTGGCGCTCGGCAACCGCACCTTCGGTGTGATGGCCAACGACGACGACTTCCGTACCGCGGTCCACGAGACGGCGGCGGAGGTCGGCGAGCAGTCGTGGCCGATGCCGCTCCCGGCCGAGCTGCGCAAGGGCATGGACTCGCCGACCGCCGACATCGCCAACATGGGCGAGCGGATGGGCGGCGGCCTGGTCGCCGGACTGTTCCTCCAGGAGTTCGTCGGCGAGGGCATCACCTGGGCCCACCTGGACATCGCCGGTCCGGCGTTCCACGAGGGTGCGCCGTACGGCTACACCCCGAAGGGCGGCACCGGCTCGTCCGTGCGCACCCTGGTCCGGCTGGCGGAGAAGCTCGGCGAGGGCGATCTGGGCTGA